The Deinococcus sonorensis KR-87 genome includes a window with the following:
- a CDS encoding phosphoadenylyl-sulfate reductase: protein MTLLTPEVSASVPAFGPDTDPLEVIGWALQAHPDLVMPSAFNLNGVVLLDLAARAGYTGDVLFVDTGYHFPETLATRDRLAERYPQLNFVTLNAGASPDDGQTPDGLYATNPDACCAARKVEPLQRHLKSRNPSALLNARSRDQASTRADIPFVEDGARRKINPLAYWTREQLEVYATAHDLPVNPLYFDGFLSIGCWPCTRAVRPGEDARAGRWAGQGKTECGLWAGEQRL, encoded by the coding sequence GTGACGCTGCTTACGCCTGAGGTGAGCGCGTCGGTGCCGGCCTTCGGGCCGGACACCGATCCGCTGGAGGTGATCGGCTGGGCCCTGCAGGCGCACCCGGATCTGGTGATGCCGAGCGCCTTCAACCTGAACGGCGTGGTGCTGCTGGACCTCGCGGCGCGGGCCGGCTACACCGGCGACGTGCTGTTTGTGGATACCGGCTATCACTTCCCGGAGACGCTCGCCACCCGTGACCGCCTCGCGGAGCGCTACCCGCAGCTGAACTTCGTGACGCTGAACGCCGGGGCCAGCCCTGACGACGGCCAGACCCCGGACGGCCTGTACGCCACCAACCCGGACGCCTGCTGCGCGGCGCGCAAGGTGGAGCCGCTGCAGCGCCACCTGAAGAGCCGCAACCCTTCGGCTCTGCTGAACGCCCGCAGCCGAGATCAGGCCAGCACCCGCGCGGACATCCCCTTCGTGGAAGACGGCGCCCGGCGCAAGATCAATCCGCTGGCCTACTGGACCCGCGAGCAGCTGGAGGTCTACGCCACCGCCCATGATCTGCCGGTCAACCCGCTGTACTTCGACGGTTTCCTGAGCATCGGCTGCTGGCCCTGTACCCGTGCGGTGCGGCCGGGAGAGGATGCCCGTGCCGGCCGCTGGGCCGGGCAGGGCAAGACCGAATGTGGCCTGTGGGCCGGCGAGCAGCGGCTCTAA
- a CDS encoding DUF4395 domain-containing protein codes for MKTDLSALKFNQISVVTLTALALALRMPWLSGLLGLAMLIGAAWPVHSPLKAAYRALGPVLGLRPQVVDEAPQAHQFAQGIGGSVLLLSALSGLAGLPLLSAGLGLLVIILALLNLTTRICVGCLLYFQWRLLQYRLTH; via the coding sequence ATGAAGACGGATCTGAGCGCCCTCAAATTCAACCAGATCAGCGTGGTGACGCTTACGGCCCTGGCCCTGGCGCTGCGCATGCCCTGGTTGAGCGGACTGCTGGGTCTGGCGATGCTGATCGGTGCCGCCTGGCCCGTCCACAGTCCTCTCAAAGCCGCCTACCGCGCGCTTGGTCCGGTGTTGGGGCTGCGGCCTCAGGTAGTGGACGAGGCGCCTCAGGCGCACCAATTCGCCCAGGGGATTGGCGGCAGCGTGCTGCTGCTCAGTGCCCTGAGCGGGCTGGCGGGTCTGCCCCTGCTGAGCGCCGGCCTGGGGCTGCTGGTCATTATACTGGCCCTGCTCAACCTCACCACCCGCATCTGTGTCGGCTGCCTGCTGTATTTCCAGTGGCGCCTGCTGCAGTACCGTCTGACCCACTGA
- the cysC gene encoding adenylyl-sulfate kinase — protein sequence MSRAAEGRVLWFTGLSGAGKSTLASALYRELERRGERVELLDGDAVRENLSKGLGFSKADRDTNVRRIAFVAGLLARHGVTVLVSAISPYRDTRDAVLSELPNASEIFVDAPLSVVTERDVKGLYLRALAGEIPHFTGVSDPYEAPLSPALHLRTDQQSIEACLEQVLALATSEVGRDAAYA from the coding sequence GTGAGCCGGGCTGCGGAAGGCCGGGTGCTGTGGTTCACCGGCCTGTCAGGCGCCGGCAAGAGCACCCTGGCGAGCGCCCTCTACCGGGAGCTGGAGCGGCGTGGTGAACGGGTGGAGCTGCTGGACGGCGACGCCGTGCGCGAAAACCTGAGCAAGGGCCTGGGCTTCTCCAAGGCCGACCGCGACACCAACGTGCGGCGCATCGCCTTCGTGGCTGGGCTGCTGGCCCGCCACGGGGTGACGGTGCTGGTGAGCGCCATCTCTCCGTACCGCGACACCCGTGACGCGGTGCTGAGTGAGCTGCCGAACGCCTCGGAGATCTTCGTGGACGCGCCGCTCTCGGTGGTCACGGAGCGCGACGTGAAGGGTCTGTACCTGCGCGCCCTGGCCGGTGAGATTCCGCATTTCACCGGCGTCTCGGACCCCTACGAGGCCCCGCTCTCCCCCGCCCTGCACCTGCGCACCGACCAGCAGAGCATCGAGGCCTGCCTGGAGCAGGTGCTGGCGCTCGCCACCTCGGAGGTGGGCCGTGACGCTGCTTACGCCTGA
- the sat gene encoding sulfate adenylyltransferase, whose product MTILTHHPLTLPTPLGGTLVNRVRSAQPGELQGRPALELSDRSYADLEMLASGAYSPLTGFLGEADYRSVVERMRLADGTPWSIPITLAVSSEEAAKARGVVALTRQGEPVGFIEVSETYTPDKRWEAREVYRTEDVAHPGVAALYSSGEVYVAGAITLYQVPRGNFPAHHRTPAEVREVIEARGWRSTVAFQTRNPIHRAHEYLQKVALELVDGLLLHPLVGTTKGDDVPADVRVKAYEVLLERYYPRERTLLSVYPAAMRYAGPREAILHALSRRNYGATHFIVGRDHAGVGSYYGTYEAQEIFSHFTAQELGIQILKFEHTFYCKTCGQLVSPRTCPHDGSHHLVLSGTKVRELLRAGEALPAEFTRPEVAEVLREGYRR is encoded by the coding sequence ATGACCATCCTGACCCATCATCCCCTGACGCTCCCCACCCCTCTCGGCGGCACCCTGGTCAACCGGGTCCGCAGCGCCCAGCCGGGCGAACTGCAGGGCCGGCCCGCCCTGGAACTCAGCGACCGCAGCTACGCCGACCTGGAGATGCTCGCCAGCGGCGCGTATTCCCCACTGACCGGCTTCCTGGGTGAGGCCGACTACCGCTCGGTGGTCGAGCGCATGCGCCTCGCCGACGGCACCCCCTGGAGCATTCCCATCACGCTGGCGGTCAGCAGCGAGGAAGCGGCCAAGGCGCGCGGTGTGGTGGCCCTGACCCGGCAGGGTGAGCCGGTCGGCTTCATCGAGGTCAGCGAGACCTACACCCCGGACAAGCGCTGGGAAGCCCGCGAAGTGTACCGGACCGAGGACGTGGCGCACCCGGGCGTGGCCGCGCTGTACAGCTCCGGCGAGGTGTACGTGGCCGGCGCCATCACGCTGTATCAGGTGCCCCGGGGCAACTTCCCGGCGCACCACCGCACGCCCGCCGAGGTGCGCGAGGTGATCGAGGCGCGCGGCTGGCGCAGCACCGTGGCCTTCCAGACCCGCAACCCGATCCACCGCGCCCACGAGTACCTGCAGAAGGTGGCGCTGGAGCTGGTGGACGGCCTGCTGCTGCACCCGCTGGTGGGCACCACCAAGGGCGACGACGTGCCGGCCGACGTGCGCGTGAAGGCCTACGAGGTGCTGCTGGAGCGCTACTACCCGCGTGAGCGCACCCTGCTGAGCGTGTACCCGGCGGCCATGCGCTACGCCGGTCCGCGAGAGGCCATCCTGCACGCGCTGTCCAGGCGCAACTACGGCGCCACCCACTTCATCGTGGGCCGCGACCACGCCGGGGTGGGCAGCTACTACGGCACCTACGAGGCGCAGGAGATCTTCTCGCACTTCACGGCGCAGGAACTGGGCATCCAGATCCTGAAGTTCGAGCACACCTTCTACTGCAAGACCTGCGGGCAGCTGGTCAGCCCCCGCACCTGCCCGCACGACGGCTCGCACCACCTGGTGCTGAGCGGCACCAAGGTGCGCGAGCTGCTGCGGGCCGGCGAGGCGCTGCCCGCCGAGTTCACCCGGCCCGAGGTGGCTGAGGTGCTGCGCGAGGGCTATCGCCGCTGA
- a CDS encoding nitrite/sulfite reductase: protein MSDIERLKKEKPPFDIIDDIHVYAREGVIDPEWIDMLKWYGVYPQRPQEDGFLMMRVKVPGATYSSDALREIASISDDYARGTLDVSDRQAFQFHWLTIRDVPTIFSRLEQIRLHTRGACGDTVRAVIASPLAGLDAREVLDVAPLAHQLDRELSGNPDFGDLPRKFKISITGSPELEGIHLINDIGFLAHEVNGEVGFDVWVGGGLGAVAHLAERLGVFVRPEEVVEVAMAIAGAYRDHGYRQNRKKSRLKYLIKDLGAAGFRQIVETEYLKRPLTDGPQAPVARFGGNDVLGVHPQKGGGYYVVVATTVGRINPDKARALADLADRYGSGELRNTPFQNILIPNVQQPEALSLELQALDLAPDTGMRGTTIACTGTQFCRLALTETKERTANLIDHLEAGGLALPQLPVTINLTGCSNACTRYQVADLGFMGSLRKNAEGVEEEAYQVHLAGGIGAAQRLGTKLKGVVLAKDLDRYTASVLRDYETQGLPDETFVQFADRVGAERFLPDAVLNPDKQPVGV, encoded by the coding sequence ATGAGCGACATCGAACGCCTGAAAAAAGAGAAGCCGCCGTTTGACATCATTGACGATATTCACGTGTACGCGCGCGAGGGCGTCATCGACCCGGAGTGGATCGATATGCTCAAGTGGTACGGCGTGTACCCGCAGCGCCCCCAGGAGGACGGCTTCCTGATGATGCGCGTCAAGGTACCCGGCGCCACCTACAGCAGTGACGCTCTGCGCGAGATCGCCAGCATCAGCGACGATTACGCGCGCGGCACGCTGGACGTCTCGGACCGGCAGGCCTTCCAGTTTCACTGGCTGACCATCCGCGACGTGCCTACCATCTTCAGCCGCCTGGAGCAGATCAGGCTGCACACGCGCGGCGCCTGCGGCGACACCGTGCGTGCTGTGATCGCCAGCCCGCTGGCCGGCCTGGACGCCCGCGAAGTGCTGGACGTGGCGCCGCTGGCGCACCAGCTGGACCGTGAGCTGAGCGGCAACCCGGACTTTGGCGACCTGCCGCGCAAGTTCAAAATCAGCATCACCGGATCGCCGGAGCTGGAAGGCATTCACCTGATCAACGACATCGGCTTCCTGGCCCATGAGGTGAACGGCGAAGTCGGCTTCGACGTGTGGGTGGGCGGCGGTCTGGGTGCGGTCGCGCACCTGGCCGAGCGCCTGGGCGTGTTCGTGCGCCCGGAAGAGGTGGTGGAGGTGGCCATGGCCATCGCCGGCGCCTACCGCGACCACGGCTACCGTCAGAACCGCAAGAAGAGCCGCCTGAAGTACCTGATCAAGGATCTGGGCGCGGCCGGCTTCCGTCAGATCGTGGAGACCGAGTACCTGAAGCGCCCGCTCACCGACGGGCCGCAGGCGCCGGTGGCTCGCTTCGGCGGCAACGACGTGCTGGGCGTGCACCCGCAGAAGGGTGGCGGCTATTACGTGGTGGTGGCCACCACGGTAGGGCGCATCAACCCGGACAAGGCCCGCGCCCTGGCCGACCTCGCCGACCGCTACGGCAGCGGCGAGCTGCGCAACACCCCCTTCCAGAACATCCTGATTCCGAACGTGCAGCAGCCGGAGGCGCTGAGCCTGGAGCTGCAGGCGCTGGACCTCGCGCCCGACACCGGCATGCGCGGCACCACCATCGCCTGCACCGGCACGCAGTTCTGCCGATTGGCGCTGACGGAAACCAAGGAGCGCACCGCCAACCTGATCGATCACCTGGAGGCCGGTGGACTGGCCCTGCCGCAGCTGCCCGTCACCATCAATCTGACCGGCTGCAGCAACGCCTGCACCCGCTATCAGGTGGCGGACCTGGGCTTCATGGGCTCGCTGCGCAAGAACGCCGAGGGCGTGGAAGAGGAAGCCTACCAGGTGCATCTGGCGGGCGGCATCGGTGCGGCGCAGCGCCTGGGCACCAAGCTCAAGGGCGTGGTGCTGGCCAAGGACCTGGACCGCTACACCGCCTCGGTGCTGCGCGACTACGAAACCCAGGGCCTGCCGGACGAGACCTTCGTGCAGTTCGCCGACCGCGTCGGCGCCGAACGCTTCCTGCCGGACGCCGTCCTGAACCCCGACAAGCAGCCGGTGGGCGTGTGA
- a CDS encoding aliphatic sulfonate ABC transporter substrate-binding protein, with amino-acid sequence MTNRTHLLTAAVLLSLGLTQAQQATTIRIGYFPNLTHAPALVALDRGDFQKAFGKVTLQTRDFVSGTQLSEAFAAGQIDIGYIGPGPAINAAARGLPVQIIAGASNAGAVLIARKDVSIASFKDLAGKRVAVPSLGNTQDISLRHILKEQGLKAQTDGGTVTIVPVAPADVAAAFSSRQIDAALVPEPWGAQLQQQGNKLVLDEKAIWRNGDYPTAVVIVNTKFAAANPELVKAFLKAHLSAVAFIKKNPPAAQQAISRQLEKLTGQKVAPLVLQRALSRTQISADLNQDALREYADLNKEAGYTREVPDLSKVVNLSVLKSLQTGGK; translated from the coding sequence ATGACCAATCGCACACACCTCCTGACCGCCGCCGTGCTGCTCAGCCTGGGCCTGACCCAGGCGCAGCAGGCCACCACCATCCGCATCGGCTACTTTCCCAACCTGACCCACGCCCCCGCGCTGGTGGCGCTGGACCGGGGCGACTTCCAGAAGGCTTTCGGGAAGGTCACGCTGCAGACACGCGACTTCGTGTCGGGCACCCAGCTGTCAGAAGCCTTCGCTGCCGGGCAGATCGACATCGGGTACATCGGGCCAGGACCGGCCATCAACGCCGCCGCGCGTGGCCTGCCGGTCCAGATCATCGCGGGCGCCTCGAATGCCGGCGCGGTGCTGATCGCCCGCAAGGACGTGAGCATTGCCAGCTTCAAGGATCTGGCCGGCAAGCGGGTGGCGGTGCCGTCGCTCGGCAACACCCAGGACATCAGCCTGCGGCACATCCTCAAGGAGCAGGGTCTCAAGGCGCAGACGGACGGCGGCACCGTCACCATCGTGCCGGTGGCACCTGCCGATGTGGCCGCCGCCTTCTCCAGCCGTCAGATCGACGCAGCGCTGGTGCCGGAACCGTGGGGGGCGCAGCTGCAGCAGCAGGGCAATAAGCTGGTGCTGGACGAGAAGGCCATCTGGCGGAACGGCGACTACCCGACCGCCGTGGTGATCGTGAATACCAAGTTCGCGGCCGCCAACCCGGAACTGGTGAAGGCCTTCCTGAAGGCCCACCTGAGCGCCGTCGCCTTCATCAAGAAGAACCCACCGGCGGCCCAGCAGGCCATCAGCCGGCAGCTGGAGAAGCTGACCGGACAGAAGGTGGCCCCGCTGGTGCTGCAGCGCGCACTGTCGCGCACCCAGATCTCCGCCGACCTCAACCAGGACGCACTGCGCGAGTACGCCGACCTGAACAAGGAAGCAGGCTACACCCGTGAGGTGCCGGATCTGAGCAAGGTTGTGAACCTCAGCGTGTTGAAATCGCTGCAGACAGGCGGCAAATGA